From one Rhizobium sp. CIAT894 genomic stretch:
- the coaE gene encoding dephospho-CoA kinase (Dephospho-CoA kinase (CoaE) performs the final step in coenzyme A biosynthesis.), translating into MLTIGLTGSIAMGKSTASKLFAEAGIPLNDSDAVVHDLYTGEAAPLVDTAFPGTMKDGAVDRHELGRQLALDPDGFKRLEAIVHPLVRQREAEFLARQRAAGAEMVLLDIPLLFETGAEERVDVIVVVSADPQIQRQRVLARPGMTEEKFDMILSRQTPDAEKRRRADYLIDTSQKIAVTKERVLAIVADLKMRIAKGDFRNA; encoded by the coding sequence ATGCTGACGATCGGCCTCACCGGCTCTATCGCCATGGGAAAATCGACGGCGTCGAAACTCTTCGCCGAGGCCGGAATTCCGTTGAACGATTCTGATGCCGTGGTCCACGATCTCTACACGGGCGAGGCCGCACCGCTGGTGGATACCGCCTTTCCCGGCACGATGAAGGATGGAGCGGTCGACCGGCATGAACTCGGCCGCCAGCTCGCTCTTGATCCAGACGGCTTCAAACGCCTGGAAGCGATCGTCCATCCGCTGGTACGCCAACGCGAGGCGGAATTTCTGGCGCGACAGCGCGCCGCCGGCGCCGAGATGGTATTGCTCGATATTCCCTTGCTCTTCGAGACCGGGGCTGAAGAAAGAGTGGATGTCATCGTCGTCGTCAGCGCCGATCCACAGATTCAGCGTCAGAGGGTGCTTGCGCGGCCAGGCATGACCGAGGAAAAATTCGATATGATTCTCTCCCGTCAGACGCCGGACGCCGAAAAGCGCCGCCGGGCCGATTATCTGATCGACACCAGCCAGAAGATCGCGGTCACGAAAGAACGGGTGCTTGCTATCGTCGCCGACCTGAAAATGCGGATTGCCAAGGGAGATTTCCGGAATGCGTGA
- a CDS encoding nitroreductase family protein codes for MTKSNNRESQYPIDPMFLDRWSPRAFTGEIIEEAQLLSLLDAAHWAPSSSNQQPWRFIYALKGSEQWQTFVGLLVDANQEWAANASALIFVVSRAFTGTAGSAETKPSYTHSFDAGTAWGYLALQARLSGFYAHGMGGIKHDEIRQTFAIPEGYRVEAGVAVGRIADKSVLSERNQAREFPSQRKPLSEVAFNGHFIAD; via the coding sequence ATGACGAAGAGCAATAACCGCGAATCCCAATATCCGATCGATCCGATGTTTCTCGACCGTTGGTCACCCCGCGCCTTCACCGGCGAAATCATCGAGGAAGCACAGCTGCTCAGCCTGCTCGACGCCGCCCATTGGGCGCCGTCCTCGTCCAATCAACAGCCCTGGCGCTTCATCTATGCCCTGAAAGGGTCGGAGCAGTGGCAGACATTCGTCGGATTGCTCGTCGATGCCAACCAGGAATGGGCGGCGAACGCATCGGCGCTGATTTTCGTCGTCTCGCGCGCCTTCACCGGGACCGCCGGCTCAGCAGAGACAAAGCCGAGCTACACCCATTCCTTCGATGCCGGCACGGCCTGGGGATACCTGGCGCTCCAGGCGCGTCTCTCCGGTTTTTACGCCCATGGCATGGGCGGCATCAAGCATGACGAGATCCGGCAGACTTTCGCCATTCCCGAGGGTTATCGGGTCGAAGCCGGTGTCGCCGTCGGCCGGATCGCCGACAAGAGCGTCCTTTCCGAACGCAATCAGGCACGCGAATTCCCCAGCCAGCGCAAACCGCTCTCCGAGGTCGCCTTCAACGGCCATTTTATTGCCGACTGA
- a CDS encoding DUF2218 domain-containing protein: MHLSKAVVRTEHASRYLQQLCKHWSHKFSVYFDPQKGRVPFSETTEVTFTADDTTPTMALSVADAAQQARMQGVIDDHLKRFAFREDLDIVWTD; the protein is encoded by the coding sequence ATGCACCTTTCCAAAGCCGTCGTGCGCACCGAACATGCAAGCCGCTATCTGCAGCAGCTCTGCAAACACTGGAGCCATAAATTCAGCGTCTATTTCGACCCGCAGAAGGGCCGGGTGCCGTTCAGCGAGACGACCGAAGTGACGTTTACCGCCGACGATACGACGCCGACCATGGCGCTTTCCGTCGCCGATGCCGCGCAGCAGGCCAGAATGCAGGGTGTCATCGACGATCATCTGAAACGTTTTGCCTTTCGCGAGGACCTCGACATCGTCTGGACAGACTGA
- a CDS encoding murein transglycosylase A, with product MSDHASGFVLQAISFDDLEGWKDDDPSGLFEVMRGCRRQITDVKPYRTGSLGLSADDLLPLLLAAEDFTPSSPASARAFFETHCRPFLIRRKDGNSGFVTAFYEPEIEVSAQPDETFRFPFYRRPDDLIDLDDANRPAELDRSYAFGRLHEGRVSAYPDRRAIDRGFLEGRGLEIAWAKSKVDVFFVHVQGAARLRYNDGRIGRITYAAKAGHAFSAVGKLLIDRGEIDRADISMQTIRAWLARNPERVDEVLWHNRSYIFFRETPSQATGLRTADLQAGPIAAAKVPLLAGRSLAVDRMIHTFGFPFFIRAESLTHLDHGRPFRRLMLALDTGSAIVGPARGDIFTGSGDVAGESAGTVRNDADFAILIPRAVAGRFD from the coding sequence ATGAGTGACCACGCATCGGGCTTCGTCCTGCAGGCCATAAGCTTCGACGATCTGGAAGGCTGGAAGGATGATGATCCCTCCGGCCTTTTTGAAGTTATGCGAGGCTGCCGGCGGCAGATCACCGATGTCAAACCCTACCGCACCGGATCGCTTGGTCTGAGCGCGGACGATCTGCTTCCGCTTCTGCTGGCCGCCGAAGATTTCACGCCGTCATCTCCGGCATCGGCGCGCGCCTTTTTCGAGACGCACTGTCGGCCTTTCCTGATTCGCCGCAAGGACGGCAATTCCGGCTTCGTCACCGCTTTCTACGAACCGGAGATCGAGGTGTCGGCGCAGCCGGACGAAACCTTCCGTTTCCCCTTCTACCGTCGCCCGGACGATCTGATCGATCTCGATGACGCCAATCGTCCCGCCGAGCTCGACCGGTCCTACGCTTTCGGCCGTCTGCATGAGGGGCGCGTCAGTGCTTATCCGGATCGCCGCGCCATCGATCGGGGTTTCCTCGAAGGCCGCGGTCTCGAAATTGCCTGGGCGAAATCGAAGGTCGATGTCTTCTTCGTGCATGTGCAGGGTGCGGCCCGCCTGCGTTACAACGATGGCCGTATCGGCCGCATCACCTATGCGGCAAAGGCCGGCCATGCCTTCTCGGCGGTGGGCAAGCTGCTGATCGACCGGGGCGAGATCGATCGTGCCGACATCTCGATGCAGACGATCCGTGCCTGGCTGGCGCGCAATCCAGAGCGGGTGGACGAGGTGCTGTGGCATAACCGCTCTTATATTTTCTTCCGGGAAACGCCCTCGCAGGCTACCGGCCTGCGAACCGCCGATCTTCAGGCCGGTCCGATCGCGGCTGCCAAGGTGCCGCTTCTCGCTGGCCGTTCCCTTGCGGTCGACCGGATGATCCATACCTTCGGCTTTCCCTTTTTCATCCGCGCCGAAAGCCTCACCCATCTCGATCATGGACGGCCCTTCCGCCGGCTGATGCTGGCGCTCGATACCGGCTCGGCCATCGTCGGGCCGGCGCGCGGCGATATCTTCACCGGCTCGGGGGATGTGGCCGGAGAAAGCGCCGGCACCGTCCGCAACGATGCCGATTTCGCCATTCTCATTCCCAGGGCCGTTGCCGGAAGATTCGACTGA
- the gyrB gene encoding DNA topoisomerase (ATP-hydrolyzing) subunit B: MSDTSATENGVSTEYGADSIKVLKGLDAVRKRPGMYIGDTDDGSGLHHMVYEVVDNAIDEALAGHADIVTVTLNPDGSVTVTDNGRGIPTDIHSGEGVSAAEVIMTQLHAGGKFDQNSYKVSGGLHGVGVSVVNALSVWLKLKIRRQGKIHEMSFTHGVADAPLKVTGDAPDETGTEVSFMPSSETFTMTEFDYGTLEHRLRELAFLNSGVRILLTDKRHSDIKQEELRYDGGLEAFVAYLDRAKKSLVDKPVAIRGEKDGITVEVAMWWNDSYHENVLCFTNNIPQRDGGTHMAGFRAALTRQVVSYADNSGITKKEKVTLQGEDCREGLTAVLSVKVPDPKFSSQTKDKLVSSEVRPVVESLVNEALSTWFEEHPSEAKILVGKVVEAAAAREAARKARELTRRKGALDIASLPGKLADCSERDPAKSEVFLVEGDSAGGSAKQGRSRENQAILPLRGKILNVERARFDKMLSSQEIGTLITALGTGIGKDEFNAEKLRYHKIIIMTDADVDGAHIRTLLLTFFFRQMPELIERGHLYIAQPPLYKVSRGKSVQYLKDEKALEEYLISQGLEDAALKLGSGEVRTGQDLREVILDALRMRALLDNLHSRYNRAVVEQAAIAGALNADFVSDPARARAVASEVASRLDIIAEETERGWQGDLTSDGGLRFERMVRGVREIVVLDMALIGSSDARHIDQLTARLKEIYQTPPSLHRREGDVEISGPRALLDAIFATGRKGLTMQRYKGLGEMNAEQLWETTLDPNVRSLLQVKVNDATDADGLFARLMGDEVEPRREFIQDNALSVANLDI; this comes from the coding sequence ATGAGCGATACATCCGCGACGGAAAACGGCGTAAGCACCGAATATGGCGCAGATTCCATCAAGGTTCTGAAGGGCCTCGATGCCGTGCGCAAGCGTCCCGGCATGTATATCGGCGATACCGACGACGGCTCCGGCCTTCATCACATGGTTTATGAAGTCGTCGACAACGCGATCGACGAAGCGCTTGCCGGCCATGCCGACATCGTCACCGTCACGCTCAATCCGGATGGCTCGGTGACGGTCACCGATAACGGCCGCGGCATTCCGACCGACATCCATAGCGGCGAAGGCGTCTCGGCGGCCGAAGTCATCATGACGCAGCTGCATGCCGGCGGTAAGTTCGACCAGAATTCCTACAAGGTTTCCGGCGGTCTGCACGGCGTCGGCGTTTCCGTCGTCAACGCGCTGTCCGTCTGGCTGAAGCTGAAGATCCGCCGCCAGGGCAAGATCCACGAAATGAGCTTCACCCACGGCGTGGCCGATGCGCCGCTGAAGGTCACCGGCGACGCGCCCGATGAGACCGGCACGGAAGTAAGCTTCATGCCGAGCAGCGAAACCTTCACCATGACGGAGTTCGACTACGGCACGCTGGAGCATCGCCTGCGCGAACTGGCCTTCCTGAACTCCGGCGTCCGCATCCTGCTGACCGACAAGCGCCATTCCGATATCAAGCAGGAAGAACTGCGGTATGACGGCGGCCTCGAGGCTTTCGTCGCCTATCTCGACCGTGCCAAGAAGTCCCTGGTCGACAAGCCGGTCGCCATCCGCGGCGAAAAGGACGGCATCACCGTCGAAGTGGCGATGTGGTGGAACGACAGCTATCATGAGAACGTGCTTTGCTTCACCAACAACATTCCCCAGCGCGACGGCGGCACCCATATGGCCGGCTTCCGCGCGGCCTTGACGCGCCAGGTGGTTTCTTACGCTGACAATTCCGGCATCACCAAAAAGGAAAAGGTGACGTTGCAGGGCGAAGATTGCCGCGAAGGCCTGACGGCGGTGCTGTCGGTCAAGGTGCCCGATCCGAAATTCTCCTCGCAGACCAAGGATAAGCTGGTTTCCTCGGAAGTCCGCCCTGTGGTTGAAAGCCTCGTCAACGAGGCGCTCAGCACCTGGTTCGAAGAACATCCGAGCGAAGCCAAGATTCTCGTCGGCAAGGTCGTCGAGGCAGCGGCCGCCCGCGAAGCCGCCCGCAAGGCCCGTGAATTGACACGCCGCAAGGGCGCGCTCGATATCGCCTCGCTGCCGGGCAAGCTTGCCGACTGCTCCGAACGCGATCCGGCGAAATCCGAAGTCTTCCTTGTCGAGGGCGATTCCGCCGGCGGCTCGGCCAAACAGGGCCGCTCGCGCGAAAACCAGGCGATCCTGCCGCTGCGCGGCAAGATCCTGAACGTCGAACGCGCCCGTTTCGACAAGATGCTGTCGAGCCAGGAAATCGGCACGCTGATCACCGCGCTCGGCACCGGCATCGGCAAGGACGAATTCAATGCCGAAAAGCTGCGCTACCACAAGATCATCATCATGACGGATGCCGACGTCGACGGCGCTCACATCCGCACTCTGCTGCTCACCTTCTTCTTCCGGCAGATGCCGGAACTGATCGAGCGCGGTCACCTCTACATCGCGCAGCCGCCGCTCTATAAGGTCTCGCGCGGCAAGTCGGTGCAGTATCTGAAGGACGAAAAGGCGCTCGAGGAATATCTGATCAGCCAGGGTCTTGAGGATGCCGCGCTGAAGCTCGGCAGCGGCGAGGTTCGCACCGGCCAGGATCTGCGTGAGGTCATTCTGGATGCGTTGCGCATGCGCGCTTTGCTCGACAATCTTCATTCGCGTTACAACCGCGCCGTGGTCGAACAGGCGGCGATCGCCGGTGCCCTCAATGCCGATTTCGTCAGCGATCCGGCAAGAGCGCGGGCAGTGGCGAGCGAGGTCGCAAGCCGTCTCGACATTATCGCCGAGGAAACCGAACGCGGCTGGCAGGGCGATCTGACCAGCGATGGCGGCCTGCGCTTCGAACGCATGGTCCGCGGCGTCAGGGAAATCGTCGTGCTCGACATGGCGCTGATCGGCTCGTCGGATGCCCGTCACATCGACCAGCTGACCGCGCGCCTCAAGGAAATCTATCAGACGCCGCCGTCGCTGCATCGCCGCGAAGGTGACGTCGAGATCTCAGGCCCGCGTGCCTTGCTCGACGCAATCTTCGCAACTGGCCGCAAGGGCCTGACCATGCAGCGATATAAAGGCCTCGGCGAGATGAATGCCGAGCAGCTCTGGGAAACGACGCTCGATCCGAATGTGCGCTCGCTGCTGCAGGTCAAGGTCAACGACGCCACCGATGCCGACGGCCTCTTTGCCCGGTTGATGGGTGACGAAGTCGAACCGCGGCGCGAATTCATCCAGGACAACGCGCTCAGCGTCGCAAACCTCGATATCTGA
- a CDS encoding helix-turn-helix transcriptional regulator — protein sequence MTPFGEAVRRLRARKGVSQKEMAEALNVSPAYLSALEHGKRGLPTFDLLQRIAGYFNIIWDEAEELFLLARSSDPRVVIDTSGLPPEYTEFANRLARQIRNLDSAEIGRLSALLENDGKGDGKAS from the coding sequence ATGACTCCCTTCGGAGAGGCGGTTCGCAGGCTGAGAGCGCGCAAAGGTGTGTCGCAGAAGGAGATGGCGGAAGCGCTGAACGTCTCTCCCGCCTATCTCTCGGCGCTCGAACATGGCAAGCGCGGCCTGCCGACATTCGATCTGCTGCAGCGCATCGCCGGCTATTTCAACATCATCTGGGACGAGGCCGAGGAACTGTTCCTGCTCGCCCGTTCTTCCGACCCGCGCGTGGTCATCGATACGTCAGGCCTGCCGCCGGAATATACCGAATTTGCCAATCGGCTGGCGCGGCAGATCCGCAACCTTGACAGCGCCGAGATCGGCCGGTTATCCGCTCTTCTCGAAAATGACGGCAAAGGCGACGGAAAAGCGTCATAA
- the dnaQ gene encoding DNA polymerase III subunit epsilon produces the protein MREIIFDTETTGLDNRADRIIEIGGIELFNHFPTGNVIHIFINPGDQKVHPDALAVHGITDEFLKDKKPFAEVAEEILAFFGDAKWIAHNATFDMGFINAELARIGLPPILPERVVDTLSMARRKHPMGPNSLDALCRRYGIDNSHRTKHGALLDSELLAEVYIEMIGGRQAAFGLSTATSGQNGRGDMAEEDDVVIASVLERPRPLAPRLSQSEAQAHEALVAKLGEKGIWAKYGGPAAQ, from the coding sequence ATGCGTGAGATCATCTTCGATACGGAAACCACCGGCCTCGACAACCGCGCCGACCGTATTATCGAAATCGGCGGCATCGAGCTGTTCAACCATTTCCCCACAGGCAACGTGATCCATATCTTCATCAACCCCGGAGATCAGAAGGTTCATCCCGATGCGCTCGCGGTGCACGGCATCACCGACGAGTTCCTGAAGGACAAGAAGCCTTTCGCCGAGGTTGCCGAAGAAATCCTTGCTTTCTTCGGCGATGCGAAGTGGATCGCCCACAACGCCACCTTCGATATGGGCTTCATCAACGCCGAATTGGCGCGCATCGGTCTGCCGCCGATCCTGCCGGAAAGGGTGGTCGATACCCTGTCGATGGCGCGGCGCAAACATCCGATGGGGCCGAATTCGCTCGACGCGCTCTGCCGGCGTTATGGCATCGACAATTCGCACCGCACCAAACACGGCGCGCTGCTCGACTCTGAACTGCTTGCCGAAGTCTATATCGAGATGATCGGCGGCAGGCAGGCAGCCTTCGGCCTGAGCACCGCAACGTCAGGCCAGAACGGTCGCGGCGATATGGCGGAGGAAGACGATGTGGTAATCGCATCAGTGCTCGAGCGGCCCCGGCCGCTTGCCCCGCGCCTCAGCCAGTCGGAGGCGCAGGCGCATGAAGCGCTCGTCGCCAAGCTCGGAGAAAAAGGCATCTGGGCCAAATACGGCGGCCCCGCCGCACAATAG
- a CDS encoding fumarylacetoacetate hydrolase family protein: protein MKLMRVGEAGNEKPALLDADGKIRDLSGHVADIGGEAISPAGLAKIAAIDPKSLPELAPGRIGACVAGTGKFICIGLNFSDHAAETGATVPPEPVIFMKATSAIVGPNDSVRIPRGSEKTDWEVELGVVIGKTAKYVSEADALDYVAGYCVSHDVSERAFQTERAGQWTKGKSCDTFGPIGPWLVTKDEIADPQNLGMWLKVNGQTMQNGSSKTMVYGVAHIVAYLSQFMSLHPGDVISTGTPPGVGMGMKPPHYLKAGDVVELGIEGLGTQKQTFVADH from the coding sequence ATGAAGCTGATGCGTGTTGGCGAAGCAGGCAATGAAAAACCCGCGCTTCTCGATGCCGATGGCAAGATCCGCGATCTCTCCGGTCACGTCGCCGATATCGGCGGTGAGGCGATCTCGCCGGCGGGCCTTGCAAAGATCGCGGCAATCGATCCGAAGAGCCTTCCGGAGCTTGCCCCCGGCCGTATCGGTGCCTGCGTTGCCGGCACCGGCAAATTCATCTGCATCGGCCTCAATTTCTCCGACCATGCCGCCGAAACCGGCGCCACGGTGCCGCCCGAGCCGGTGATCTTCATGAAGGCGACCTCGGCCATCGTTGGTCCGAACGACAGCGTCCGGATCCCGCGCGGTTCGGAAAAGACCGATTGGGAGGTCGAACTCGGCGTCGTCATCGGCAAGACCGCGAAATATGTCAGCGAAGCCGACGCGCTCGATTACGTCGCCGGCTATTGCGTGTCGCATGATGTTTCCGAGCGCGCCTTCCAGACGGAACGCGCCGGTCAGTGGACCAAGGGCAAATCCTGCGACACCTTCGGACCGATCGGTCCCTGGCTGGTCACCAAGGACGAGATCGCCGATCCGCAAAACCTCGGCATGTGGCTGAAGGTCAACGGCCAGACGATGCAGAATGGCTCGTCCAAGACCATGGTCTATGGTGTCGCCCACATCGTTGCCTATCTCAGCCAGTTCATGTCGCTGCATCCGGGCGACGTCATCTCCACCGGAACGCCTCCGGGCGTCGGCATGGGCATGAAACCGCCACATTATCTCAAGGCCGGCGACGTGGTCGAACTCGGCATCGAGGGTCTCGGCACGCAGAAGCAGACCTTCGTAGCGGATCATTAA
- a CDS encoding FxsA family protein — translation MRFSILPAFILLLPLAEIAGFVVVGRAIGLWLTLALVMLGFVLGVVLLRRQGIGILRRMSSEGRNGVMPGRDLLRPAMNVIASLLLIIPGFLTDIIAILILIPPVRDLVWQAIAKRFVVVNAKGGFSTGPQSDFRDRKPNSKVVDLDDEDYHREPDRNSPWSGKHLGD, via the coding sequence ATGCGTTTTTCGATCCTGCCGGCTTTCATTCTGCTGTTGCCACTTGCCGAAATTGCCGGTTTCGTCGTCGTCGGCCGGGCTATCGGATTGTGGCTGACGCTGGCGCTCGTCATGCTGGGCTTCGTTCTGGGCGTGGTTCTGCTGCGCCGGCAGGGCATCGGTATTTTGCGCCGCATGTCGAGCGAAGGACGAAACGGGGTGATGCCGGGCCGCGACCTGTTGCGGCCGGCGATGAACGTCATCGCCTCGCTGCTCCTGATCATTCCCGGCTTCCTCACCGATATCATAGCAATCCTCATTCTCATTCCGCCGGTGCGCGATCTCGTCTGGCAGGCGATCGCCAAACGCTTCGTCGTCGTCAATGCCAAGGGCGGCTTTTCTACCGGCCCGCAATCCGATTTCCGTGACCGCAAGCCAAACTCGAAGGTGGTCGATCTCGACGATGAGGACTATCATAGGGAGCCGGATCGCAACTCGCCGTGGTCCGGCAAACATCTCGGCGATTGA
- a CDS encoding Tim44/TimA family putative adaptor protein produces MSSNDFITLFFLVAAVLIFFQLRSVLGRRTGNEKPPRDLYTPRDAAPAEAADAGKVVTLPRRDATTEDEDRFAAIDAVAAPGTPLNESLRALNKADPAFSPKEFLNGARMAYEMIVMAYADGDRKTLKNLLSREVYDGFDAAIGERESRGDKVKSTFVGIDKAEITHAETKGSEAQITVRIISQLISATYDKADVLIEGDAENVAEVNDLWTFARDTRSRDPNWKLVATESEHE; encoded by the coding sequence ATGAGTTCGAACGACTTCATCACTTTATTCTTCCTGGTGGCGGCTGTGCTGATTTTCTTTCAGCTGCGCTCCGTGCTCGGGCGCCGCACAGGAAATGAGAAGCCGCCGCGCGATCTCTATACGCCGCGGGATGCGGCTCCGGCCGAAGCCGCCGATGCCGGCAAGGTTGTGACGCTGCCGCGACGCGACGCGACGACGGAGGATGAGGATCGTTTCGCCGCCATCGATGCCGTCGCCGCTCCAGGAACGCCGCTCAACGAATCGCTGCGCGCGCTGAACAAGGCTGATCCCGCCTTCAGCCCGAAGGAGTTTCTGAACGGCGCCCGCATGGCTTACGAGATGATCGTCATGGCCTATGCCGATGGCGACCGGAAAACGCTGAAGAACCTTCTGTCCCGCGAAGTCTATGACGGCTTCGATGCGGCGATCGGCGAGCGCGAAAGCCGGGGTGATAAGGTGAAATCCACCTTTGTCGGTATCGACAAGGCCGAAATCACCCATGCCGAGACGAAGGGCAGCGAAGCGCAGATCACCGTTCGCATCATCAGCCAGCTGATATCGGCCACCTACGACAAAGCGGATGTGCTGATCGAAGGCGACGCGGAAAACGTCGCCGAGGTCAACGACCTCTGGACCTTTGCCCGCGACACCCGCTCGCGCGATCCGAACTGGAAACTCGTGGCGACCGAATCGGAACATGAGTGA
- a CDS encoding Smr/MutS family protein produces the protein MARDRKLSADERILWGKVARSTRPMPGKAGELSELDAFLAEAAAEQEKAERLAPPSPVPLPPAAPAMAKPSAGVHHPLEKPVKRKIAKGRLALEARIDLHGLVQSEAHAILLDFLIRAHERGLRHVLVITGKGSSMGSDGALKRAVPLWFSKPEFRYLISSYESAAQHHGGEGALYIRLSRRPGDRP, from the coding sequence ATGGCCAGGGATCGCAAACTCAGTGCGGATGAGAGGATACTCTGGGGCAAGGTTGCCCGCAGCACGCGGCCGATGCCCGGCAAGGCGGGTGAGCTGAGCGAACTCGACGCTTTTCTCGCCGAAGCGGCGGCCGAGCAGGAGAAAGCCGAAAGGCTGGCACCGCCATCACCAGTGCCACTGCCGCCGGCAGCACCCGCGATGGCAAAACCATCCGCCGGGGTGCATCATCCGCTGGAAAAACCGGTCAAGCGTAAGATCGCCAAGGGCCGGCTGGCGCTCGAAGCGCGGATCGACCTGCACGGGCTGGTGCAGAGCGAGGCTCATGCCATCCTTCTCGATTTCCTGATCCGCGCCCACGAACGCGGCCTGCGCCATGTCTTGGTCATAACGGGCAAGGGCAGCTCGATGGGCAGCGACGGCGCGCTGAAGCGGGCCGTGCCCCTCTGGTTCTCGAAGCCGGAATTCCGCTACCTGATCTCGTCTTATGAATCGGCCGCCCAGCATCACGGCGGCGAGGGCGCTCTCTACATCCGCCTGTCGCGGCGGCCAGGGGACAGACCATGA
- a CDS encoding glutathione S-transferase family protein, with amino-acid sequence MLVNGKWTEDWQPVQAKDEKGGFIRQTSSFRNWVTPDGAAGPTGEAGFEAGPGRYHLYVAYICPWASRTLIGRKLKGLDDVLSVSVVEPLLSRQGWRFGDYPGATEDHVNGTTYLHEIYTRASADFTGRATVPVLWDKQRKTIVNNESADILRMLNSGFGDLAKNPIDLYPAERRSEIDAFNDRIYPALNNGVYRAGFATTQLAYEEAFADVFACLDWIEPQFADRSFLFADHPTESDIRLFVTLVRFDVAYYGIFKCNLHRLSDYANLRAFCRRMLDWPGIAETVNLDHIKRGYYSIESLNPTKIVPVGPDLAEIF; translated from the coding sequence ATGCTGGTGAATGGAAAATGGACGGAGGACTGGCAGCCCGTTCAGGCAAAGGATGAAAAGGGCGGCTTCATCAGGCAGACTTCGAGTTTCCGCAACTGGGTCACCCCGGATGGCGCCGCCGGGCCGACGGGTGAAGCCGGCTTCGAAGCCGGCCCCGGCCGGTATCACCTCTATGTCGCCTATATCTGCCCCTGGGCCTCACGTACTTTGATCGGCCGCAAGCTCAAGGGGCTCGACGACGTCCTTTCCGTCTCCGTCGTCGAACCGCTGCTCAGCAGACAGGGTTGGCGCTTCGGCGATTATCCCGGCGCCACCGAGGATCACGTCAACGGCACGACGTATCTGCATGAAATCTATACGCGCGCGTCCGCCGATTTCACCGGCCGGGCCACCGTGCCGGTTCTCTGGGACAAGCAGAGAAAGACCATCGTCAACAATGAATCCGCCGATATCCTGCGCATGCTGAACAGCGGCTTCGGCGACCTGGCAAAAAATCCGATCGATCTTTACCCGGCGGAAAGACGCAGCGAGATCGATGCTTTCAACGACCGCATCTATCCCGCGCTCAACAATGGCGTCTACCGCGCCGGTTTTGCCACCACCCAGCTTGCCTACGAAGAAGCCTTCGCCGATGTCTTTGCCTGCCTTGATTGGATCGAGCCGCAGTTTGCCGATCGGTCCTTTCTTTTCGCCGATCATCCGACGGAAAGCGATATCCGGCTCTTCGTCACCCTCGTGCGCTTCGACGTCGCCTATTACGGCATTTTCAAATGCAATCTGCACCGGCTTTCCGACTATGCCAATCTGCGCGCCTTTTGCCGCCGCATGCTGGATTGGCCGGGTATCGCGGAAACGGTCAATCTCGATCACATCAAGCGCGGCTACTACTCGATCGAAAGCCTCAACCCGACAAAGATCGTCCCCGTCGGGCCTGATCTTGCGGAAATTTTTTAA
- the secB gene encoding protein-export chaperone SecB: MADENNSNGATSPTLSILAQYTKDLSFENPGAPRSLQARDKAPTININVNVNANPLSDTDFDVVLSLNAEAKDGDKTVFHTELVYGGVFRVAGFPQEHMLPVLFIECPRMLFPFARQIIADVTRNGGFPPLMIDPIDFTQMFAQRVAEEQARAKVEAVPN; the protein is encoded by the coding sequence ATGGCAGACGAAAACAACAGCAACGGTGCGACCAGCCCCACCCTTTCGATCCTTGCGCAATATACCAAGGACCTCTCCTTCGAAAATCCGGGTGCGCCCCGCTCGCTGCAGGCCCGCGACAAGGCGCCGACAATCAACATCAATGTGAATGTCAACGCCAACCCGCTTTCGGATACGGATTTCGATGTCGTGCTGTCGCTGAATGCAGAAGCCAAGGATGGCGACAAAACGGTCTTCCATACCGAGCTCGTCTATGGCGGTGTCTTCCGCGTTGCCGGCTTCCCACAGGAACACATGCTGCCGGTTCTCTTCATCGAGTGCCCGCGCATGCTCTTCCCCTTCGCCCGTCAGATCATCGCCGACGTCACTCGCAACGGCGGTTTCCCGCCGCTGATGATTGATCCGATCGACTTCACGCAGATGTTCGCCCAGCGCGTTGCCGAAGAACAGGCCCGCGCCAAGGTCGAGGCCGTTCCGAACTGA